From one Microlunatus sp. Gsoil 973 genomic stretch:
- a CDS encoding DJ-1/PfpI/YhbO family deglycase/protease has product MAKALTISTNYGVEQDELVVPVEELTARGVAVTVAAAAKEPIQTLVGDKDPGKVVDSDASFDEVDPSEFDVLIIPGGTLNADSLRLDDTALSIIKNFTDSGRPVAAICHGPWAVLEAGGVEGKSLTSYASLQTDIANAGGSWTDQPVVIDNTGGYTLITSRNPDDLKDFVGAIGQALDLS; this is encoded by the coding sequence ATGGCAAAAGCACTCACGATCAGCACGAACTACGGCGTGGAACAGGACGAGTTGGTCGTCCCGGTCGAGGAGTTGACCGCACGCGGTGTCGCGGTGACGGTCGCCGCTGCCGCCAAGGAGCCGATCCAGACCCTGGTCGGGGACAAGGACCCGGGCAAGGTGGTCGATTCCGACGCGTCGTTCGACGAGGTGGACCCGAGCGAATTCGACGTCCTGATCATCCCGGGTGGCACGCTCAACGCCGACTCCCTGCGACTGGACGACACGGCGCTGTCGATCATCAAGAACTTCACCGACAGTGGTCGACCGGTGGCAGCCATCTGCCACGGCCCGTGGGCGGTCCTGGAGGCCGGCGGCGTCGAGGGCAAGTCACTGACGTCGTACGCCTCGCTGCAGACCGACATCGCCAATGCCGGTGGTTCCTGGACCGACCAACCGGTGGTGATCGACAACACCGGCGGCTATACCTTGATCACCTCGCGGAATCCCGACGATCTGAAGGACTTCGTCGGGGCGATCGGGCAGGCACTCGACCTGTCCTGA
- a CDS encoding DUF3046 domain-containing protein — translation MRETEFWERMRTHLGPAYSQVWASQHNLAALGGRTVDEAMDAGIDCKTIWRAVWEALELPASER, via the coding sequence ATGCGTGAAACGGAATTCTGGGAGCGGATGCGCACCCATCTCGGCCCGGCGTACAGCCAGGTCTGGGCCAGCCAGCACAACCTCGCGGCACTCGGTGGGCGTACGGTCGACGAGGCGATGGACGCCGGAATCGACTGCAAGACCATCTGGCGCGCGGTCTGGGAGGCGCTGGAGCTCCCGGCCAGCGAGCGCTGA